One part of the Rhodococcus oxybenzonivorans genome encodes these proteins:
- a CDS encoding lipase maturation factor family protein encodes MEWFVAEDYSLGRLLVTEGLAAIYLVAFLGAVHQFRPLVGSDGMMPIPRFLRAVPFARAPSVFHFHYSDRFFAAVAWTGAGLALATLLGATQFMPLAACMLVWLVLWILYLSIVNVSQIWYSFGWESLLLEAGFLAIFLGNSSVGPPILVLIAVRWLLFRLEFGAGLIKMRGDKCWRDLTCLYYHHETQPMPGPLSWYFHRMPKRLHRLEVLGNHFAQLVMPFGLFAPQPVAAIAAAVMIITQLWLVASGNFSWLNWITIVLGLSVIPDSVFEMVVPVSLPEGSSSAPLYFVVLVVAVTALVVVLSYWPIRNMISHGQRMNASFNSWHLVNTYGAFGSVTKVRYEVIVEGTSDSAITAQSEWKEYEFKGKPGDVNRRPRQFAPYHLRLDWLFWFIPISPGYADPWFPAFVERLLRNDRDTLKLLRHNPFPDAPPQHVRARLYRYRFTTWKERRETGAWWKREPV; translated from the coding sequence ATGGAATGGTTCGTAGCCGAAGACTATTCCCTCGGGCGGCTGCTCGTCACCGAGGGGCTCGCGGCGATCTACCTTGTCGCCTTCCTGGGCGCGGTGCATCAGTTCAGGCCGCTCGTCGGTAGTGACGGCATGATGCCGATTCCGCGGTTCCTGCGGGCCGTCCCCTTCGCACGCGCACCGAGTGTCTTTCACTTCCACTACTCGGATCGGTTCTTCGCGGCAGTTGCCTGGACTGGCGCCGGGTTGGCACTCGCGACTCTGCTGGGTGCGACGCAATTCATGCCGCTTGCCGCCTGCATGCTGGTGTGGTTGGTGCTGTGGATCCTCTACCTGTCGATCGTCAACGTCTCGCAAATCTGGTACAGCTTCGGCTGGGAGTCGCTACTCCTTGAAGCCGGGTTTCTGGCGATTTTCCTCGGTAACTCCTCCGTCGGTCCGCCGATTCTGGTGCTGATTGCGGTGCGGTGGTTATTGTTCCGGCTCGAGTTCGGCGCCGGACTGATCAAGATGCGCGGCGACAAATGCTGGCGTGACCTCACCTGCCTCTACTATCACCACGAAACCCAGCCGATGCCCGGCCCGCTCAGCTGGTACTTCCACCGAATGCCGAAAAGACTCCACCGGCTCGAGGTGCTGGGAAATCACTTCGCGCAATTAGTGATGCCGTTCGGGCTGTTTGCGCCCCAGCCGGTGGCGGCGATCGCCGCGGCCGTCATGATCATCACTCAACTGTGGCTGGTGGCGAGCGGTAACTTCTCCTGGCTGAACTGGATCACGATCGTGCTGGGTCTGTCGGTCATCCCGGACAGTGTGTTCGAGATGGTTGTGCCGGTATCGCTCCCGGAGGGAAGTTCGTCGGCGCCGCTGTATTTCGTCGTCCTGGTGGTCGCTGTGACAGCGTTGGTGGTGGTGCTGAGTTACTGGCCGATCCGCAACATGATCTCGCACGGTCAGCGGATGAATGCGTCGTTCAACTCGTGGCATCTGGTGAACACCTACGGCGCCTTCGGCAGCGTCACCAAAGTTCGGTACGAAGTGATTGTGGAGGGGACATCCGACTCGGCGATCACCGCGCAGTCCGAATGGAAGGAGTACGAGTTCAAGGGAAAACCGGGTGATGTGAATCGCCGGCCACGGCAGTTCGCGCCGTACCATCTGCGGCTCGATTGGTTGTTCTGGTTTATTCCGATCTCACCGGGCTATGCCGATCCATGGTTTCCTGCCTTCGTGGAGCGGCTGCTGAGGAACGACCGCGACACGCTGAAACTCCTGCGCCACAATCCTTTCCCCGACGCCCCGCCTCAACATGTGCGTGCACGCCTGTACCGCTACCGGTTCACCACCTGGAAGGAGCGCCGCGAGACGGGGGCGTGGTGGAAGCGTGAACCGGTGTAA